TGGTGCCGAGGACCATGAGGATCCAGGCGCGGTGGATGGGCGGCGGGTCGAGCGCGAGCGCTGTCCGCATCACCTCGCGGGCCTCCTTCCAGCGGCCCATGGACGCGAGCGGCTCGGCCAGGTTCGCTGCCAGGTGGCCGCCGCGTGACCTGGCCAGGCCGAGGCGGCGGGCCCTGGCGATGCCCTCGCGGGCGACGGACTCCGCCCTGGCGTGCTTGCCCGCCGCCTCCAGGACGTCGGCTTCGCTGGCGTACGTCATCAGCAGGCTGTCGTCGTCGGGGGCGGTCGCTCTGGCCTCGGCGTACAGGCTCGATGCCGCTCCCAGGTCGCCGTCCAGGGCGGTGAGGGCGGCCAGGGTGGTGAGGGATCTGGTGTCGCCCAGCGCGAGGGCTTCCTCGGCGTGGGTTCTGGCCTCGGTGTCCTGGCCGTTCCAGGCGAGCAGGGTGGCCAGGGCGCCGATCAGGCGGGACTCGCGGGGGGCCAGTCGTACGGCGGCGCGGAGGTCGTCCAGGCCCTCCTCGCCGAGGAGGTCGCGGATGGCCACCCGCAGCTCCAGCAGCCGCGCCGCACGCAGCGGGTCGCTGTACGCGCGGGACGAAGGATCGCCGTACGGGCCGTGGGCAAGGTCGCCGTGCTGGGCAGGCGCCGGGTCGCCGTGCGGAACGCGGGCCGGGTCGGCGGGGTGGGCGCGGGCCGGGCCGGAGACCTCCTCCAGCGCCCGGGTGGCCAGCTCCTCGGCGCGTTCCGCGTCGCCCTCGCACAGCGCGTCGCGGGCGGCCAACTCCAGGACGTGGACGTGGTCGGCGCCGTCCCCCGCCTGGTCCCACAGCTCCAGCACCCGTTCCCAGCGCCGGGCGGTCCAGGCGGCCTCGAAGGCGCGCCGCCGGTCCCCCGCCGCGTACCAGTGGTCGGCGGCCAGCTCGGGGTGGGCCTCGGCGCAGCGGGCGTGCAGGCGCCGGCGTTCGCCCGGCAGCAGGTCGTCGTAGACGGCGTCGCGGATGAGGGCGTGGCGGAAGGTGTAGCCGTCGCCGTCCACGAGCAGCAGCCGGGCGCGGACGACCGGTCGTAACGCCTCGTCCAGTGCGAGGTCGTCGAGGCCCGCGACGGCGCGCAGCACGTCGTGCGGGGTCCTGCGGCCGGCCACGGCGGCGATCCGCAGCACGTCGAGGCCCTGCGCGGGCAGCCGTTCAGCGCCGGCGAGCAGCAGCTCGCGCAGCGAGGCGGGGGTGGCGGCGCCGGCGTCGGCGAGCGCCTCGGCGAACAGCGGGTTCCCCTCGCTGCGCGCCACGATCGCATCAAGATCAAGGGCCGCCCGCGCGGGTCGGAGGTCGCGGCCGAGCAGGCGGGCCACCTCCTCGCGGCCGAGCGGCGGCACCCTGATCACCTCGGCCCCCGGCAGCCGCAGCGGCTCCCGCGAGGTCGCGACGACGAGCACTCCCGGAGCCATCAGGTTGCGCGCCAGGAACACCAGCAGATCGAGGCTGGCCTGATCGGCCCAGTGCAGGTCCTCCAGGACGAGGACGAGGGGCCGCCGCGCGGCCGACCGCTCGACCAGGAGCAGCACCTCCTCGAACAGCCGGCCCCGCCCCAGGTCAGGCAGCTCCTCGACCTCCCCCAGCTCGGGCAGCAGCCGGGCCAGGCCCCGGCGCCCGCCGCCCGGCACGAGCGCGGCGCCGTGGTGCCTGACCATGCCGCGCAGCACCGGGACGAACGGCGCGTACGCGACGCAGCCAGGATCGGCCCCGCCCTCGGCCACGAAGGCGTCGATCCCCGAGACGAACTCTCCGACCAGCCGCGTCTTGCCGATGCCGGCCTCGCCGACGACCAGCACGACGCCCGGCGCACGCTCCCGCGCCGCCGCCAGGCGGGCCAGCTCCGCCGCACGTCCCACGAACACGCCCCCCATTATGAAGAGGCGGCTACGCATCATGCCCGATGTGGCGGGGGCGGCTTTCCGCGACCGTCGAAGCCATGATGACCCGCGAGATGAACCTGATGATGGCCGCTTCGACGGCCGGGCTGCTCGGCTTCTACCTGCTGTTCTCCTCCGTACCGCTGTACGCGGCGACGGGCGGCGCCGGCGGGCTCGGCGCCGGGGCCGTCACCGGCGCCATGATGCTGGCCACGGTGGTGGCGGAGCTGGCGGTGCCGTGGCTGCTGTCCCGGCTCGGGTACCGCGCGGTGCTGGGGCTCGGGCTGGTGCTGCTGGGGCTGCCCGCGCTGGCGCTGCCGGTGTCGGCGGCGGTGGGGTGGGTGGTGGCGGTCAGCGTGCTGCGTGGGGCCGGGCTGGGCATCCTGGTGGTCGCGGGCACCGCGCTCACGGCCGAGCTGGTGCCCGAGGAGCGCCGGGGCGAGGGGCTGGGGCTGTACGGGGTGGCGGTGGGCGTCCCGTCGGTGCTCGGGCTGCCGGTGGGGTTGTGGGCGAGTGAGGCGCTGGGGTTCGGGCCGGTGTTCGCCGTGGCGGGGCTGGTGCCGCTGGCCGGGCTGGCGGCCGTGCCGGGACTGCCTGGCAAGAGGCCCACGGCTGCGAAGCGAGCCGGTGGTGAGGACGGCGGCGGTGGGCTGGCGGGGCTGGCGCTGCTCTTCGCGGCGGTGACGACCGCGACGGGTGTGCTGGTGACGTTCCTGCCGCTGGCGGGGACGCCGGAGCTGGCCTCGGCGGCGCTGCTCGTCCAGTCGCTGGCCACGCCCGCCGCCCGCTGGTGGGCCGGCAGGCACGGGGACCGGCACGGCTCGGCCGGGCTGCTCGCGCCCGGCGTGCTGGCCTGCGCCGCCGGCGTCGCGCTGCAGGCCTGGACCGACGGGCCGGTGGCGGTGGTGGCCGGGATGGCGCTGTTCGGGGCCGGGTTCGGGGTGGTGCAGAACGCGACGCTGGCGCTGATGTTCGAGCGGGGCGGCGCGGCCAGGGTGAGCGCGCTGTGGAACCTGGCCTACGACGCGGGCATGGGGGTGGGGGCGATGGGGTTCGGGCTGGTGCTGGGGCTCACCGGCTACGCGGCGGGGTTCGGGCTGGTGGCGCTGCTCGTCGCCGCCACACTGCCCCTGGCCGGACCGAGGGTCAGGACGGCCGCCGCGTCCGCTCCACCCCCACGGTGATCTCGTTGCCGAGGCGCCGCCCCAGCAACAGCTCCAGATCGTCGCCGCTCCAGAACTTCCCGGGGTCGTACCAGTTGGGCCGCTTCCCCTCCGGCAGCAACCCCATCGCCTCGTAGGTGACGGCCACCACCTCGGCGCAGTACGCGCGCTCCAGCGTCTGCTCCTTACGGCTGCGGCGCGGGATCCGCCCCTTCATCCACCGTCCGGCCAGCCGGGCGGTGGACGGGAACGGCGTGCCGTCGAGGCGGGCCACCGCCCGCAGGGCGGCGTCCTCCATCTCGGGGGTGGCCTCGGGGTCGAGCTGGCGCAGCCAGGCGCGCTGGTCGTAGCGGTCGGCCCAGACGGTCACGGCGGCGCGCAGGTCGTGCAGCTGCACCCCGCGCTGGT
The nucleotide sequence above comes from Nonomuraea gerenzanensis. Encoded proteins:
- a CDS encoding MFS transporter, with product MMTREMNLMMAASTAGLLGFYLLFSSVPLYAATGGAGGLGAGAVTGAMMLATVVAELAVPWLLSRLGYRAVLGLGLVLLGLPALALPVSAAVGWVVAVSVLRGAGLGILVVAGTALTAELVPEERRGEGLGLYGVAVGVPSVLGLPVGLWASEALGFGPVFAVAGLVPLAGLAAVPGLPGKRPTAAKRAGGEDGGGGLAGLALLFAAVTTATGVLVTFLPLAGTPELASAALLVQSLATPAARWWAGRHGDRHGSAGLLAPGVLACAAGVALQAWTDGPVAVVAGMALFGAGFGVVQNATLALMFERGGAARVSALWNLAYDAGMGVGAMGFGLVLGLTGYAAGFGLVALLVAATLPLAGPRVRTAAASAPPPR
- a CDS encoding ATP-binding protein, encoding MFVGRAAELARLAAARERAPGVVLVVGEAGIGKTRLVGEFVSGIDAFVAEGGADPGCVAYAPFVPVLRGMVRHHGAALVPGGGRRGLARLLPELGEVEELPDLGRGRLFEEVLLLVERSAARRPLVLVLEDLHWADQASLDLLVFLARNLMAPGVLVVATSREPLRLPGAEVIRVPPLGREEVARLLGRDLRPARAALDLDAIVARSEGNPLFAEALADAGAATPASLRELLLAGAERLPAQGLDVLRIAAVAGRRTPHDVLRAVAGLDDLALDEALRPVVRARLLLVDGDGYTFRHALIRDAVYDDLLPGERRRLHARCAEAHPELAADHWYAAGDRRRAFEAAWTARRWERVLELWDQAGDGADHVHVLELAARDALCEGDAERAEELATRALEEVSGPARAHPADPARVPHGDPAPAQHGDLAHGPYGDPSSRAYSDPLRAARLLELRVAIRDLLGEEGLDDLRAAVRLAPRESRLIGALATLLAWNGQDTEARTHAEEALALGDTRSLTTLAALTALDGDLGAASSLYAEARATAPDDDSLLMTYASEADVLEAAGKHARAESVAREGIARARRLGLARSRGGHLAANLAEPLASMGRWKEAREVMRTALALDPPPIHRAWILMVLGTIAVWEGTLGEAEEIVARVRPLMRGRSRGYDSCLEPDLLECRLALAARDPRRAGRMVDHVLAGHDLRLSRRYAWPLLALAAGLGRVRTAPTGLATTGRVQQAHRATFEAECGGPWEAAVASWRAVGQPYALGQALVRAAEQDPEHARERLREAVAIAGDLGSQPLRDAAEAAAATLRVSLGEELLLSAREREVLGLVAEGLSNRQIAERLFISARTSGVHVSNIMAKLGAASRVEAVARARRTGLI